DNA from Terriglobus tenax:
AGGCGGTCATCGCGGCGGACCAGCACGGTGCGCTCGCCGCTGGGGTCGACAAGGATGTGCGACTGCGGGGAGGCAGAGTGTGGAACGGTAATGATCTTGGTCTGAACGCCGGCGGCAGCAAAGGCCTTATGGTGCAGATCGGCGGCCTGGTCGTCGCCGAGTTTGCCCACATAGCGCGTGGTGAGTCCCCAGTTCTGGCAGGCCACAACGGTGCTGGCAACCTGTCCGCCCGGAAGCACGATGGAGTGGTGGTACTCCACCTTGGAGCCGAGTGTGGGGAAGGTGGGAAGGGTCAGGACGGTGTCAGTGGCATTCAGGCCAACACCAACCAAGTCGACCTTCCGGGTACTCTCCATCTTTCTAGTGTAACGCCGTTATTCGGTGCGGAGACATTCCATGGGGCTGAGCATGGCTGCGCGGCGCGCCGGATAGGTTCCGGCAAAGAGCGTAATGCCCGTAAGTGTCAGCAGAGACAACACAATGGCAACGGGCGAGATGACCGGGTGAGGCACAAAGTCCGGCATGGGAATGTAGCGCATGGCGACACATACGCCTGCCCCGAGCAAAAAGCCGATGCTGCCGGAGACGAGCGTGATAATGGCCGACTCGGCGAGAAACTGGCGGTGGATATCCGCCGACCGCGCTCCAAGGGCTTTGCGCACGCCGATCTCGCGGGTGCGTTCGGTAACGGCCACCAGCATGATATTCATGACGCCGATGCCGCCGAGGGCCAGCGTGAGAAGGGCGACGGCGCCAAGAAAGAGCGTCATCACGCCAAAGATGCGGTCGACGAACTTGGCGCCTTCGAGGGTGTCCCACACCCAGAGAGCTTCCTTGTCATCCGGATCGAAGTGATGGCGCTGGCCGAGGATGCGGTAGACCTCCTTGACCGCGGCGTCATGCTTGTCCGGGGAGACGGGCTGCACGACCAGGTCGTTGAGCCAGCCGGGAAAGACGCCTTTGCGCGCCGGAGGAAAGTCGCGAGCCATGGAGACATACGGAACAAAGAGCTGTGTGCCATCGCGGCCGGAACCGTAGGAGCCGTTCTGCTGCTTTTTCTTGAGCACGCCAATCACGGTGTAGGGGTAGCCGGCGATGGAGATTGTCTGTCCGACGGCCGGGTTTGAACGGAAAAGCTGCTGCTTGGTGTCGTCGCCGAGAAGGACGACGCGGGCGCCGTCAGCCTCATCGCGCTCGGTCATCAGGCGCCCTTCGGAGACCTTGATGGAGCGGAAGGACTGGTACTCCGGCCATACGCCTCGCACGGCGCGGTTGGCGGCGTTGTACTGCGAAACCTCGTTGACGGTCCGGTTGATCTCCGGCGAGACGTGCTGCACCAGCGCTGCCTGGTCGCGGATGGCGACCGCGTCTGCGTATTCTAACTGGATATCGCGACCTGCGACATAGCCGCCAGCCTGCGCTCCGGTCTTGCCGCCCCAGATGATGGCGATGTCGGTGCCAAGCCCCTTCATGCGCTCGTGCTGTTCCCTGTTGAAGCCAATACCGAGGCCAACCAGCAGAATGACCGAGGTGATGCCCCACACGATGCCGAACATGGTGAGGAAGCTGCGGAGCTTGGTAGCCCACAGGGCGGCGAGCGTTTGCAGGAAGATCTCGCGAATCGGCATGGCGCATAGGATTACGCGCAAGGGAAGGAATTTGTTCCGTGCAGGAGTGGTTGTGCAACTTCCGATCGTATAGGCGGGATTATCCGGGGCTGAAGCCCCTGATGTTAAACGGCTCTTCAGGAGGGCCTTGCTCTCTCCGGACTGCCAAAGTTGTACCGGTCATGGATTCAGCCATGACCGGTACGAAATGCCGTTCTGCGATGTTGCGCTTTAGAGCTGGCGTTAGTTCTGCAGCTTTCAAACAGTAATTCGACACCGCTTAGCGGATGCGGAACTCTGCGCGGCAACCGCGGTCAACCCAGAGACCGCGACGGTCTGTACCCCAGGTGTCTCCATCACGGCAGGGCGAACCACTGATCTGGCGGCTGAGTTCGACGCGGGCGTTGGGAGGAATGCTGCAATAGTTCCGGCGGCCATCATTGGAGGAGCAAGTGATGACCTGGACACCAAGTCCGGGACGTCCGCCGCCATTTCCATTGCCCCAGCCATTCCCGGGGCCGCCATTGTCGCGGCCGGTCACGAAGTCGGCGCGGCAACCACGATCCACCCAGATGCGATTGCGGTCCCAGCCCCAGGTCTGCCCCTGAATGCAAGGCGAGCCGCTGCGCTGGTTCACCATGCGAACGCCGCCGCTGGTGTCTGCATTGCAGTAGTTGCGACGGCCGTCGTTGGAGGAGCAGGTGATCTGCTGGCCGCCATTGCCGTTGCCCCAGCCGTTTCCGTTACCGTTCCCCCAGCCATTGCCAGGGCCACCGTTGTTGTTGCCCGGGCCTCCGCGACCGACGACAAAGTCAGCACGGCAACCGCGATCGACCCAGATACCACGGCGATCCCAGCCCCAGGTCTGTCCCTGCACGCAGGGCGAGCCGCTGCGCTGGTTCACCATGCGGACGCCTCCGTTGGTGTTGACCTCGCAATAGTGCTTGCCCATGTCATCGGACGCGCAGGTCAGGTTTCTTCCGTTCTGTTCCGTAATCCCGCTCTGGGCTGTTGCGTTACCTGTGTATCTGAGCGAGACGAGCAGGACCAACCAGTAGAGATATTTCATTAATCTGCCTCCAGACGGTTTGAATGCTACACGATCCGGATCAAAGCAAACGAATGGAGCAGATAGGCCTCGCGGCCTAGCGCATGCGTTCTCTGCGGGGGCAGAATGGAGAGCATGAATTGGACGCGCAGGGATGTCGTAAAGCTGGGAGCGCTCGCGGTAGCGGGCAGGAGCATGGGTCTGCAGGCCGAGGTCATGGATCGCAGGCCGGCCGTGGGAGACCGCAAGTTCACTTCGGAGGCCGTGGAACGCTCCATGGCCGAGACGGCAAAACGGATTGGCGACCCGGAGCTGCGGCAACTCTTCCTGAACTGCTTCCCTAATACGCTGGACACGACGGTGCAGCACGGCAGCTTTGAAGGCAAGCCGGATACCGTTGTTTTGACCGGCGATATTCCGGCGATGTGGCTGCGGGACTCCTCTGCCCAGGTGTGGCCATACCTTCCCCTCGCCAGGCAGGATGAGAAGCTGCGCGCCCTGCTGGAAGGCGTAATCCGCCGCCAGGCCCGCTGCCTGCTGATCGACCCCTATGCGAATGCCTTCATGGCGAACCTGGATGATCCGGCGCTGGAGTGGGGACGCACCGACGAGACGGAGATGAAGCGCGGCGTGGGTGAACGCAAGTACGAACTGGATTCGCTGTGCTACCCCATCCGCCTGAGCCACGGCTACTGGAAGGCCACCGGCGATACGAAGCCCTTCGACACGACGTGGGCGGAGGCAATGCGGACGGTGGTACGCACCATGCGGGTGCAGCAGCGCAAACAGGGCGATGGACCGTACCTGTTCCAGCGCAGCTCTCCCCGGCCGACCGAGACGCTGGCGCGCAAGGGCGCCGGTAACCCGGTGAAGCCGGTGGGCCTGATCGCTTCTGGCTTCAGGCCAAGCGACGATGCCTGCATCTTCCCATTCTTTATTCCGGCCAATCTGTTTGCCGTGGCCTCGCTGCGGCAGCTTGCGGAGATGCTGAACGCTATTGTGCATGACAGCGCAACCGCGCAGGAGGCACAGTCGCTGGCAACCGAGGTGGAGCAGGCGCTGCGCCAGCACGGCATTGCGAAGCTGGAGACCGGCACCATCTGGGCGTATGAGGTGGACGGCTTCGGCAGCCAGCTTCTGATGGACGATGCCAACGTGCCCAGCCTGCTGGCGCTTCCCTATCTGAATGCTTCTCCCGATGCGGCTTTGTACGCGCGGACGCGAGCCTTTGTGTGGAGCGAGCGCAACCCGTGGTTCTTCCGCGGAACGGCGGGCGAAGGTATTGGCGGCCCGCACATTGGCGATGGCATGATCTGGCCGATGTCCCAGACGATCTACGCGCTGACCAGCACGAAGCGCGAAGAGGTGATGCAGGCCCTGAAGATGCTGAAGACCTCGGCCCGCGAGACGGGCTTTATGCACGAGAGCTACTTCAAGGATGACCCGGCAAAGTTTACCCGCGCCTGGTTCGCCTGGGCCAACACACTTTTCGGCGAGATGGTGGCCCATGTGGCGCATAACCATCCGGATTGGGTGCGCAGTTGAGATAGCATCAAAGATGGCGCCCGGATGGTGAAATCGGCAGACACAGCGGACTTAAAATCCGCATCGCTTAACGGCGAGTGGGGGTTCAAGTCCCCCTCCGGGCACCAGGAATTGTCAATACCCATCGCTACGGGCGGTCACGAAGCTCTATCCGCCGCAGCTTGATGCCGTCCGCGGAATGGCGCAGTTGACGCATCTGCCTCTAGCCCCGGTATTTGCTCCATAATCTAGGCGGTCACAAACTTCTCTCGATAGGCCAGGTAGAAACCTGCCGGCACCAGGATGATGGTCAGGATCACTGAAACAGTGAGGCCACCAATCAGGGCCTGGGCCAGGGGTGCGTAGGACTCGCTGCCTTCGCCGAGTTTGAGCGCCATGGGCAACAGACCAATCAGGGTTGCAAGCGACGTCATCAGGATGGGACGTAAACGTACCCGGCAGGAGAGGATAATCGCCTCGCGAACGCTTTTGCCTTCTTTGATGAGGTGGTGCGCAAACTCGACAATGAGGATGCTGTTCGAAAGCGCAATTCCTGCCAGCATAACCACTCCCATAAGCGACATGACGTTCAGTGTTGTGTTCCAGGCGAGCAGTGCGAGAATGACGCCGGTAATTCCTGGCGGAAGTGCGAGCAGGATGATGAAGGGATCGAGGAATGAACGGAACTGGGCAACGAGAATGAGATAGAGCAGCAGAACAGAAAGAACCAGACCGATGGCAAAGCTGCGGAAGGATGCGTTCATTGAGGTAACGCTTCCAGCCAGCGTAACGTTGATCCCCTTCGGAGGATTCGAGTCATCGACGATCTTCTGAATCTGCTTCGTGATGGCACCCAGATCTTCCGTCTGCGGACGGACGTAGACATCGAGATTGCGACGAATCTGGGTGTGGTCCATTTCCGTAGGAGCATTGAACTGCTCAATGTTTGCAACCATGTCGAGACGCGTAGGCTGCGTAATATCTTTGCCGTGCAAAGGGATGGCCTTCAGATCTTCGAGCGACTTGACCTGGCCTTCCTTGTACATCACGGTGAGGAAGTAGTTGTTGCCGCTGTTCGGGTCAATCCAGATGGAAGGGGCGATCATCTGGTTCGATGTGAGCGCGGTGATGATGTTGGAGACGACTTCCTTTTCCGACAGGCCGAGTTGGCTTGCGCGTGTGCGATCAACCGAGATGCGAAGCGAAGGATAGTCGATGTCCTGCGGGATGAAGACGTCGGCGATACCCTGGATGCCACGAATCTTTGAGGCGATGTTCTGGGCAAGGCCGAAGTCGGCAGTGACGTCGTTGCCGGTGATACGCACATCAATCGGCGCCGGAGCGCCCATGTTCAGAACTCCGTCCACCAGGCTGCCTGAAGCGTAGAAGGTCTGCAGTTCAGGAATTTCTTTTGCGACGGTGGCTTTCACCTTATCGATGTATTCGAAGCTGCTGCGCTTGTGATCGTGCGAAAGCGCCACCTGGATAAAACCGGTGTGCATGGCAGCGTTCGGAGAGAAAAGTGCGGAGAAACCCGGGTCGACACCGATGTTGGTGACGACGATGCCAAGGTCGTCCTTAGCCACGATGCGGCGAACAATCTGCTCGATTCGCTGAGCCTCTTCTTCTGTTGCCTCAAGCTTTGTGCCTGAGGGAGCCTTGAAGCTGATGACGAACTGCCCTGCATCGGTACGGGGAAAGAAGGACAGGCCCAGCAAGGGAAACAGGAGCAGCGATAGCGCAAAGATGATTCCTGCAGCTGCAAGGGTTTGCCATGGCTTTTCCAGTACGCGGGCTACGACCTTGTCATACCGATGCAGCATGGCATCGAACCCGGCAGTAAACTTCGCATTAAATCGTGCCCACAGGCCGTGATGGGTGCTTCGCGGGTCTGGAGTGACAGCGGCTTCATCTTCCGCAGATTCATGAACAACGTCCCCATGGCCGCTCTTGATGAAGCGGGCACAGAAGAGCGGCACCACCGTAAGAGCCACGAAGTAGGAGGCAAACAGCGATATGACGACGGCCAGAGCAAGCGCTGAGAAGAGAAACTTGCTGACGCCATAGAGCATGGTTACAGGGAAAAAGACAACGACCGTGGTGAGCGTTCCGGCAAGTACCGGAAGGGCGACTTCTTTACCGCCCTTCTCCGCTGCTACCTCGGGCGATTCACCCTCTTCCAGGTGGCGGAAGATATTTTCCAGCACAACGACCGAGTTGTCGATCAGACGGGACAGGGCAAGCGCCAACCCGCCCAGCACCATGCTGTTCAGCGAACTTCCGGTCATCTTCAGGACGAAGAACGTTGTCAGCAGCGAGAGCGGAATTGAGAAGAAGACTGCGACCGTGGCTCGAAGACTTCCAAGGAAGATAAGAATCATCAAGCAGGTAAGGAAGAGGCCAACTCCTCCCTCATGAATGAGTGTTTCAATCGCCGTCTTGACAAAGCGTGACTGGTCGAACTCAACATTAGTTTTCAGTGATGCCGGCACATCGGTGAGCTTCTTAAGAGTGTCGTTCACACCCTCCACAATGGCGATGGTGTTGGAATCTCCGCCTTGTTTGAAGATGGGGAGATAGACACCACGCTGGCCGTTCACACGCACGATGTTGTATTGCAGGCCGAACGAATCCTGCGGCGTTGCTACATCACCCACACGCACAGGTGACTGGCCCACCATCTTCAGTGGAACCTGGGCAATGTCCTCCGCGCCCTTCAGCATGGAGTTCGTATAGATGTTGTAGTCGTAACGGCCAATCTGCACATCGCCTGCCGGAAGAATGACGTTCGCATCATTCACCTGACGCACAATATCCATCGGGCTGAGCTGGTTTGCTTCCAGCTTGTAAGGGTCGGCGTAAAGCATGATCTGGCGCCAGCGGCCACCGAAAGGCTGCGTGACGGAGGCGCCGGCGACGCTTGCCAGCTGGTTACGAACAAAGTTCTGGCCAACGTCCTTCAGCTTGCTCTCGTTCAAGCCGGAGCCGCTCAACGTCACCAGGGCCACCGGGACGCTGGAAGCATCCTGCTTCAGGACGATGGGAGGATACGTGCCCGGAGGCATATCGCGAAGATCGCTGCTTGCAAGCGACGAGATGGTCGCCGCGTCTGCATCAGGATCCGTGCCGGCGCGAAAGTACACCTTAATGAGCGAGACGCCAGGAAGAGAGCGCGACTCCATGTGATCGATGCCACTGGCAAGCGTGAACTGGCGCTCAAGGTGATAGGTAATATTTGCTTCAATCTGCTGCGGGGGCATACCCGAATAAAATGTCGCTACGGCGACGACAGGCAGATTGACGGGAGGAAACATGTCGATCGGCATGTCCGAGACGCTGACCGTACCCATGATCGTAATCATGAGGCACAGCACCACCATCAGATAAGGATTTCGAATCGAGAATCCAGACATTGTTTCTCCCTCTCGTCGTTAGTGGGCGGCTTCGTAAGCGACTGGTTGCGCGTCGACCTTCTGGCCGTCGGAGAGTCCGGTGTGACGTCCGACGATGACCTTGTCTCCTGCCTGCAGGCCGGAAAGCACCTCCACGCGGGAGGGTGTCTGCAGGCCTACCTTTACCTGCGCGAGATGAATCACTCCGTCACGAACGACATAGGCTTGCTGCGAACTGGTGCCAAGGCCATCGACGGCATCGAGCGGAACACTCAGCACGTTCGGACGCGCCGCAAGATGAAGATGAACCTCCGCATACATGCCGGGAACCAGCGACCCGTCGGGGTTTGGCACGTCCACTTCGGTGTCCATGGTCCTGGTTGCCATCTGAACGGAATCGGCATAGCGTGTGACCTTGCCCTGCAGCTTGCGATTAGCACTCACAACATTTACATCGACCAGCTGGCCGTTTTTTATCCCGGCCACATGGTTCACGGGTACAGGAAGCACCAGCCGAAGAACGTCATTCTGTGCCAGCTTCACGACGGGCATCGCTTGCGATTGCGAAGAGATTCCGGCTTGAATCATGGAGCCGGTATTGGCGTACCGTTTCGTGACGACGCCGTTGAAGGGGGCACGGATGGTTGCATACTGCAGCATCGCAATGGCTCGCCGATACTCCGACCCGGCCTGGATTTTCTTCTGCTCGTCCGCGGCCAACGAGGATTTCGCGCTGGCGAGCTGAGCGTTTGCTTCGAGTTCGCGTGCGTGCGCCACGTCAATTTCCTGCCGTGGCACCAGACCGCGGTCTCTTGTTGCAACTTCCTGAATCCGCTTGAAGGAGAGCGATGCAATGTCCGCTCCTGCATTTGCTCTTTGAACGGCAGCCTGGGCCGTTACGATGTCGGCTTCAGCCGCCGCCAGTCCCGCCTTTGCTTTCGCCACGTCATCCTGAACTTCCGGCACCTCAAGCGTTGCGAGCACGGAATTCTGTCGAACATGATCGCCAAGATCGACCCTAATGGCTTTTACATAACCGGCGATTTTGGCCATGACATCGACCTCCTGATAAGGCCGGAACTCGGCAGACAGAACAAGGTCGTTCTCAAGCGTAGCGTTTGCAGCCGTTGCCACGGGAACCGCCAATACCGGGGCTTCGGGAACGGCCTTGCTTCTGCAACCGGACAGCGAGAAGACCATCGCGGCAAAGGCTGCTGTTGATCCAATGAGAAGCTGTCGAGTCATATCGGTCGAAACCCTTTCAGTTCAGAAGTCCCGCGGCATAGTCCAACTGCGCTCGCCGCGTGAGATAGGTGTAGGTGGCATCCGCGGACGTAATCTCGGCGGAGGTCTCGTTCAACTGCGCCTCGTTCAGTTCCACGATGCTGCCAAGTCCGGCATCGTACCTGTCCTGAGCAAGCCGCAGAGCCTCTTTGCTCTGGGTCACCAGTTGCGCGGTTACGTCGAGGCTGCGGTATGCCTCATCGGCCCTGTACCAGCTATTGCGAACCTCTTCGTTGACCTGTAGCCGAAACTGTTTCACATCTTGCGCGCGGGCTTTTGCTTCAAGCTCTGCCTCGTTCCTGCGGGCATGGAACAAGCCGCCGTTGAATACGGGAACATTCAGGTTGAAGCCAACCGAGGCGTAATCTTCATGCAGTGTGTGGTCGTGATACGGCAACTGGCCCGCCGTGCCAAGAACATTGAGCGTCGGATAGCTCAGCCGTTTTTCTGACTTCGCAAAGCTCTCCGCCGCCTGCTGCTGCGCCTGCAATGCGTTCAGATCCGCCCGCTGCGCACCTGCCTGGTGCTGCAGGTCTTCAGGAGATGCCGGCAACGCGTCGTCACTCGCGGCTGCATCCACCAATCTGGCTGACACGGGCATCTCCAGCCCCATAGCTGTCGCCAGGGTATTCCGCTCCTGTGCCACAGAGCTCTGTGCTCGAACAACCGCCAGCTCCGCCTCGCGCTCCAGCACTTTCGCGAAGTTCAGGTCGAGGGTGGAGCGCAGTTCACTCTGGGTCAACGCTTCGATCCGTCGTGCGTTGAGCTTGCGGTTCTCCAGCGCGGCTTGCGCGGCACGTAGAACCGCCTCGGCCCCAAGCACACGATAATACGCCGTTCGTACATTCAGCCGGACCTGAGCGCGAGTGAGGGTTGCAAGATCGTTCTGTGCTTCGGCGTTATGCCTGGCAGAGCTCACAAGAGAGCTCGTTCTGCCAAAGTCGGTCACCAGTTGTGTGAGATTGCCGCCGTACGCGAATCGCCCGGACAAGGCTGAGGTTGGCAAAGCTCCTGCTGCTACGGCAGAACCAGTGTCAGCAACCTGCGCTCCGGTCGCATTGAAGTTGATCGTCGGGGCGTAACCGGCACGCGCCTGCTTTACACGCTCCGCAAGCGAACGCGCCCTTAGCTGAGCCGCCAGCATTCGCGGCTGGTTTGCCAGCGCGGTTGCTTCGACCTGAGGCAGGTCCAACGGTCCATTGCTCGTCGCAGATTGTCCCCAGACAGGTGCCAGAGCGAGCCCCAAAGACACAACCGCGGTGATGAAAGACTTCATCTACAGGTTTCCTCGCCGATGCGATATCACCTGCAGTGAAACATTTTCGTTTCTGACATTCCCTTACATCTTCCTTACATCGCCGGATCCCGGCTTGCTGGCCAGGCGTGGAATCGGAAATCATAGAGAACAGATGGTTGCAATGAAGCCCAGAATCCTCATCATCGAAGATGATCGCAAGATGTCGGAGGCCCTGGTCGTCGGCCTGCAGGAGGCGGGCTACGACATGGATACGGCAGCTTCGGGCGAGGAAGGATTTTATCTTGCCCACAAACAGCGGCCCGACCTGCTCCTGCTGGACCTGACCTTACCGCATCGCAATGGGTTGGAGATTCTGAAGCAGTTGCGTGCCGAAGGGATCGACATGCGGGTGCTGATTCTTACCTCGCACAACACGGTTGAAGACCGCGTGGAAGGTCTGCGGGCCGGGGCAGATGACTATCTTGGCAAACCCTTTTCCTTCCCCGAATTGCTGGCACGTATCGATGCCTTGTTGCGCCGTGTGCTGCCGCCGACGGAAGCAAACACCTATGGCATCGGCGACCTGTCTCTCGACACAAAAGCCCGCACAGCAGCGCGCAAAGGCGAGATGCTGGACCTCACGCCGCGCGAGTTCGACCTTCTGCTTTACTTCGTCCAGAATCGAGGACGAATCGTCTCGCGGGAGATGCTGGCACGGGACGTATGGCGCGAGACATCGCGGTTCACCCCCATCGACAACGTGATCGACGTGCAGATCGCGCGCCTGCGCAAAAAGATCGACGATCCCTTCCCGGTCAAGCTGCTGCAGACTGTGCGAGGATTAGGCTTCTGCCTCAGGGAGCCCTCGTGAAGCGATTCACGCCAACGAACCTGCGAAGCCGCCTTACGTCCTGGTACGTAGCCGTTCTGGCGCTGCTGCTGCTTGTTTACGCGACGATTGTCTTTGCGTTCCAATATGCCGTGCTGACGCGGCAAATGCTCCACGATGAGATTCAGGATGTTGTTACCGTCGAAGGCCTGCTTTACTTCGACAGCTTCGGGAAACTTCAGCTCCGGCAGGACTATTTCTCTCGCCCCCAGTCTCATCTCCTTGTCGATCGTTATATGGAGGTAAGGGACCGGGCAGACAATGTGCTCTTCAGCAGCCCGACGCTTCACGGGATGCGCCTCGGCGGGCCGTCGTATCAAGGTGAAGGAGATCGCGACTTCGCCGAGCGGATTGTGCGTCTGGATGACGGATCGCATGTCTTCGTTGTCAGCCATGTGCATGGAATGGACGACAGAACATTGCTCATCCGCCTTGGCTACAGCCTTGCGCCGCTCCGTGACCGGATGTGGCAGTTCCTGTTGCTTTTGCTGATCGCGATTCCTGTCGCGTTGGCTTTGGCGGCAATCGCAGGACAGACCATTGCAAAACGAGCGCTACGACCGGTGGATGACATGACGGATCGTGCCACGCAGATCACGGCCACCAACTTGCACGATCGCCTCCTTATCGCGAATCCCGACGATGAACTGGGGAGAATGGCGACGGCTTTCAACCATCTCCTCAGCCGGCTCGAAGCCGCTTTTCAGCAACTCGGACGCTTTACTTCCGATGCCGCACATGAACTAAGAACCCCACTCGCCTCCATTCGAACGATGGGTGAAGTCGCTCTCAGCAGAGAAATGGATGCGAACTCGCGGAGAGTCGTCGAAGACATCCTGGAAGAAACCTCGCGTCTTAGCGGAACAGTGGACAGCCTCTTGTTGCTGTCGCGCGTGGAAGCCACAGGGGCTACCGGGCAGTTCGAGAAGTTTCAGCTTTGCGATTTGTTGAATGAGATTACGGCACTTCTGGCACTGATGATGGAAGAGTCGAGGGTAAGTTTGGAGCTTTCTTGCGATACAAACATCTTCGTGCAGGCCGACAGAAGCTTGATGCGGGTGGCTTTGCTTAATGTCACGCACAA
Protein-coding regions in this window:
- a CDS encoding sensor histidine kinase; translation: MKRFTPTNLRSRLTSWYVAVLALLLLVYATIVFAFQYAVLTRQMLHDEIQDVVTVEGLLYFDSFGKLQLRQDYFSRPQSHLLVDRYMEVRDRADNVLFSSPTLHGMRLGGPSYQGEGDRDFAERIVRLDDGSHVFVVSHVHGMDDRTLLIRLGYSLAPLRDRMWQFLLLLLIAIPVALALAAIAGQTIAKRALRPVDDMTDRATQITATNLHDRLLIANPDDELGRMATAFNHLLSRLEAAFQQLGRFTSDAAHELRTPLASIRTMGEVALSREMDANSRRVVEDILEETSRLSGTVDSLLLLSRVEATGATGQFEKFQLCDLLNEITALLALMMEESRVSLELSCDTNIFVQADRSLMRVALLNVTHNAWKFSPSDSTIRVVCRRVESSAMAEVVIEDEGEGLSPEDREKVFERFYTGTATSQSQKGAGLGLSISKLVVERFGGSIEFNSEYKSGARCVIHLPALK